Sequence from the Isachenkonia alkalipeptolytica genome:
CCCGTTCTCCCACAAAGGTTTCATACCCCTCGGGGAAGTCCAGGATATTTTCGTGAACCTGGGCGATTTTTGCCACCCGCTGCACTTCCTCCCGGGAAGCTTCATCCACACCGAAGGCGATGTTATCGGCGATGGTGGTGGAAAACAGGAAGCTGTCCTGGTCCACATAGCCGATATGCTTTCGAAGGGATTCGATTTTAATCTTTTCGATAGGGAGTCCGTCGATTTGGATTTCCCCCTCCTGGGCTTCAAAGAGGTGTAATAGAAGGCTGGCCACGGTACTTTTTCCACTGCCGGTACGGCCGATGACACCGATATTGCTTCCTGGAGGAATATCCAGACTAAAGTTTTCCAGGGCGTATTCGTCGGTGTCGGGAAACTTAAAAGAGGTATTGATAAATCGAATATTTCCTCGGGGGTTCTCTATACTTACCGCATCTTCCCGGTCAACAATTTCTGGTTCTACATCCAAAATGGTGTTGATCCGTGCCATGGAAGCGGACCCCCGTTGAAGAATATTTACTACCCAACCGGCGGCCATCATAGGCCAGATCAGAAGGGCCAAATAGGAATTAAAGGCGATGAAATCACCGAGGGAAATATCTCGGTTAATAACCAAAGTGCCTCCGTAAACAATAACAATCAAATAACTAAGGGAAGAAATAGCCATAATTAGGGGTTGGAATATCCCGAAAATTTTAATTAGATGCATCTGCTTATTAAAAACGTTTTGGTTTTTTTGGGCGAATTTTTCCACTTCTTTATTTTCCTGAACAAAGGTTTTGACCACTCGGATTCCTGAAAGGTTTTCTTGCACGGTTTCCGTCAGCGAAGAAAAGGACTCCTGGACCTTTCGAAAACGCTGATTAATAATCTTTCCGAAACGTCCTGAGGCCAGTGCCAAGAAAGGCAGTGGAAATAAGGCTAACAGAGTCAGTCGGACATCGGTGGTGAGAAACATCATAATCGTGGCGATCACTGTAATAAAAACTGCATCCACCACCATAACGATTCCCGGGCCCAAGGCCATACGCACCGCGTTGATATCATTGGTGGCATGGGCCATTAAATCTCCGGTTTTACTCTTGTTAAAGTAGTTGGTGGAGAGTTTTAACAGATGGGAAAAAAGCTTGTTTCGAAGCTCAAACTCCAGTTTTTTCGAAGTTCCGATGATAAAAATCCGCCATAAAAAACGGAAGAAGGCCAGTAAAAAACCGATGATCAGTACATAAACACCGTAACGGATAATTTCCGTTCTCCCAACAATGTTTGCTTGTAGTCCGTCGGTAAAGGACCGAAGGATTTCCGGCAGAATTAACTGTAAAATATCCACAAAAATAAGCCATACGACGCCTAATATGTAAGCCCATTTATGCTCGATGAAAAAGTACTTTAAGGTTTTGAAGTTTGATAGCAATATTGTCACTCCCCCAGGTTATTTTGTCACACTAAATAATTTTCATTGTATAATATAAACCCCTACTATGCAAGACCCTGAGTGTATAGGATTTTTTATTTCGAAAGTGGTGAGTCTATGGTATTATAGACTTAGTAAAGGGGGGGGAAGTCATGTATCGAAACATCGATATTATTTGCAATCCCAGTTCGGGAAAACAGAAGTTTCAACAAAATATTCAGGATATAAAAAAAATGTTAGAAAACGAAGGGCGAAAAGTAAAAATATTCTATACAGAAAAAAAATACGATGGCAAGAATTATACCATAGAAAGCTGTAAAGGAACGACGGATCTCATTATTTCTGTCGGAGGAGACGGCACATTAAACGAAGTAGTAAACGGTCTGATGGAATCGGAAAGAAAGATTCCCCTAGCCATTTATCCTACGGGAACGGTCAATGATTTTGCCAGTTTTTTTGAAATATCTACGAAGGTTCAAGATTTTTACCGGATGATTCAGCATGGCCGGGAAAAGTGGGTGGATGCAGGAAAAGCCAATGACCATTATTTTATAAATGTGGCTGCAGGAGGTAAAATCACGGAAGTGGCCCATAAAGTCAGCAGCGACTCCAAAACTATTTTAGGGAGAATGGCCTATATCTTAGAGGGCGCCCGGGATTTTCCGAGAGAAATCTTTAAACCGGTACAGTTGAAGCTGTCAGTCGACGGGGAAATGGTGGAAAGAGAAGTCCTTTTCTTTCTGGTTTCCAATACCCAGTTTGTAGGGGGGTTTAAACAACTGATGAACCGGGCAAAAATCGATGATGGGAAACTGGATTTATTAATGGTGGAAAAGCTTCCGGTAAAGGATTTTTTCAATATTTTTGTAAAAGCTTTTAATGGTAGCCATATAGACCATCCTAAAGTCTATTATAAATATGTAGAGGAAGTTACGATCATGGCGGAACCTGCTATGGAAATTGATGTTGATGGAGAGTACTTAGGAAACACTCCGGCTCAAATTTCTGTAATTAAAAAGGCGGTAAAGATTTTAGTGCCCTAATCACTCCTTTAAATTGAATTTAAATGGACTATCCTAGAAAGGGTATTAAAAAGAAGGGAAATTTGTGTTAGAATGTACTATATATTATTCTAGGAGGACAAAGTATGCTGAAAATAGATCCTGAAAATGAAAATATGGATGTAATTACAGAAATTGAAAGAGAGCTCCGTTATCTTTGTACCATTGTAAAGCAAAAGGGTCGGGAAATGCTTGTGGAATTTGAAATTACCCCTCCCCAATTTCAAGCCCTGCTATATTTGGTTAAGGAAGAGGATCTAACCATCGGAGAGTTAAGTAAGCGAATGTATTTAGCCTGCAGCACCATTACGGATTTAGTGGACCGCATGGAGAAAAATAAAATGGTTAAACGGGTGCGGGATGAGAAGGATCGCCGCGTGGTTCGGGTTGCGGTTTTGGAGAAGGGACATAAAATCATTCAAAAAGTCCTTACTGCCAGAAGAGAATACTTGAGGGATATTTTAAAGGACCTCTCGGAAGAGCAGCAGACCTTTATTTTAAACGGAATTTCTATGGTATATGAACGAACAGATGCGATGAAATAAAGGCATGGTAGATGGACCACTTTGTCGAAAGTACTGTGTAACTAAAGGAGGTATGGATTTATGGTAGGACAAGAAAAAATTGATCGCATTAATGAGCTGGCAAAATTAGCAAAGGAAAGAACCTTGACCGAGGGGGAAGAAAAGGAACGACAAGCCCTTCGAAAGGAATACATCCAAGCGTTTCGAAAGAATGCAAAGCAACAATTTGACCGAATAAAGATCGTCGATTAGTGTGACTAGGGAAAGCCGGGGGGAAGTCTCTGGCTTTTTATTATATTGTTTTTTAATAAAAAGCGCCGGGAGCCAGCTAAATTTATTTAGTTCATTCTCGGGATGTGGATTAGGAGCACTGGAATAAAAGGGAAACCCCGTATTATGTAATAATGTGTTAATATTTAAAAAATATACTTTTGATTTCATGAAATTAGGGTAATATAATAAAAGAGCGGTAGGTCCTTTTTTAAAGGGAAAGACCGTCGCAGCAGGATTTCCCTGTTCATGGATTTTATTAAGGAGAAGAAGAGGTGAATCTATGGAAAAGGAGCCGGAAGAGGTTTCAAAAATTAATACCATTCTTTCCAAGGCGATCACAGCCGTGGAGGAAAGCAAAGAAGAAATTTTTGAAATTACGGAAAACCTTCGCAAGGAGTGCGATGAACTTCAACGGCAGGTAATTCGATTTAAAGAAGAGGCAAAAAATCTTGTGTTACAAGTGGAAAGCCTCGAAGAAAAGGAGCGTATAAGCCGGAAAACCCTGTTAAAGGTCAGTAAGAATTTCGAAACCTATGCCGAGGAAGATATAAAAAAGGCCTATGAACGGGCCAATGATTTGCGACTGCAGGTCCTGGTAAAGCGCCGGGAGGAAAAGGAAATTATCACTAAAAGAAAGGATTTGGAACTTCGTCTGAAGGAGGCGGAGAAAAATTTGAAAAAAGCGGAGAGCCTGACTTCTAAAATCGGTATTGCCCTAGAGTTTTTAGGGGATAATTTTGACAGTGTGATTTCCAGTGCTGAGGGAATTGAAGAAAAACAGGCGATTGGAAAACGCATTATTCTCGCCCAGGAAGAAGAACGTAAGCGAATTGCCAGGGACATTCACGATGGACCGGCTCAGTCTTTATCCAATGTAATCATAAAGTCAGAGCTATGCGAGCGATTGCTTGACAAGGATTTGGTTGAGGCAAAAGAAGAGCTGAAAAGTCTAAAGGAAATTGTTCGGGAGAGCACAAAGGAAGTTCGACGAATCATTTACAATCTTCGGCCGATGTCTTTAGACGATTTGGGATTTGTAGCTATGATAGAGAAGTACTTAGAGGTTTTTCAAGAGGAGTCGGGAATACAAGCGGAGTTTGTGGTTGATTCGAATCAAGGTATTGAAGATTCTGTACGAAACCTTTTCGTCTTTCGAATTACTCAGGAACTCTTAAACAATGTGCGAAAACATTCCGAAGCCACCTTTGTGGAAGTAAGCTTAGACATCACTAAAAATTCCATCCATTTAAGGGTTCAAGACAACGGCAAAGGGTTCAACATGGAAGAAGAATTTGAAGACCCTCGGGGAATAAAAGAAAGTCCGAACACTCACATGAACGGATTGGGATTACAAAGTATTAAGGAAAGAGTAAAGCTATTAAACGGAAGAATCACCTTTGAAAGCAAGGAAGCTATGGGAACAAAGGTCCAATGCGTTATACCGAATGACGTTTAAGGATGGAGAAATATAATGAGCGATAGGAAAGGATGTGGAAACATGATCAAAATACTACTTGTGGATGATCATTTACTGGTACGTCAAGGGATTAAAAAAATTCTGGAATTAGAAGAGGATTTCCAGGTTGTGGGCGAAGCCGGAAACGGAGAAGAAGCCTTAGAGATATTAAAGGAGATGAAACCGGACATTGTTTTGCTGGATATTAATATGCCCGGACTAAACGGTATCGAAACCTTACGACAAATTAAAGCCATGGAAGACCGGCAAAAAGTGATCATGCTAACTTTTCACGAGGAACGGGAATATCTGATTGAGACCATTAATCTTGGGGCGGAGGGTTACATTTTAAAAGATGCGGAAAGTGACAGCTTAATCCGAGGCATCCGGGATGTAAACAAAGGGGGTTCCTACGTCCATCCGAGCATCGCCGGCGAACTGGTAAAAACTCATAAGAAAGATAAGCCGGAAGTAAATCAGGATTTAGAAGCTCTGAAAAAACTGACCCGAAGGGAAAAGGAAGTTCTGAAACTGATTTCCCAAGGAATGAACAATCGGGAAATCGCCAACACCCTGTTCATCAGTGAAAAAACCGTAAAAAATCATGTGTCCAATATCTTCAAGAAAATCCATGTAAATGACCGGACCCAGGCAGCCATATTTGCCTTGAAAAATCAACGGGATCAATAACCGATCCAAAGGGAGGACTTATGAAAAAAGACTTATTCTTCAAGCAGGAAAGTTTATGGAAGGCTTTAGACGATGAAAAACTTAAAGAAGCACAGGATTTCGGAGAGTCCTACAAAAGTTTTATTGACGCCAGTAAAACCGAACGAAAATGTGTAAAAGAGATCATCCGACAGGCAAAGTCC
This genomic interval carries:
- a CDS encoding ABC transporter ATP-binding protein, which produces MLSNFKTLKYFFIEHKWAYILGVVWLIFVDILQLILPEILRSFTDGLQANIVGRTEIIRYGVYVLIIGFLLAFFRFLWRIFIIGTSKKLEFELRNKLFSHLLKLSTNYFNKSKTGDLMAHATNDINAVRMALGPGIVMVVDAVFITVIATIMMFLTTDVRLTLLALFPLPFLALASGRFGKIINQRFRKVQESFSSLTETVQENLSGIRVVKTFVQENKEVEKFAQKNQNVFNKQMHLIKIFGIFQPLIMAISSLSYLIVIVYGGTLVINRDISLGDFIAFNSYLALLIWPMMAAGWVVNILQRGSASMARINTILDVEPEIVDREDAVSIENPRGNIRFINTSFKFPDTDEYALENFSLDIPPGSNIGVIGRTGSGKSTVASLLLHLFEAQEGEIQIDGLPIEKIKIESLRKHIGYVDQDSFLFSTTIADNIAFGVDEASREEVQRVAKIAQVHENILDFPEGYETFVGERGVTLSGGQKQRISIARALIKDPQILILDDSLSAVDTDTEEKILAHLEKEMEEKTSILIAHRISTIKDCDKIIVLDDGKILEEGTHDELLKNKNLYFELYEKQLLEEEITKED
- a CDS encoding diacylglycerol/lipid kinase family protein, whose translation is MYRNIDIICNPSSGKQKFQQNIQDIKKMLENEGRKVKIFYTEKKYDGKNYTIESCKGTTDLIISVGGDGTLNEVVNGLMESERKIPLAIYPTGTVNDFASFFEISTKVQDFYRMIQHGREKWVDAGKANDHYFINVAAGGKITEVAHKVSSDSKTILGRMAYILEGARDFPREIFKPVQLKLSVDGEMVEREVLFFLVSNTQFVGGFKQLMNRAKIDDGKLDLLMVEKLPVKDFFNIFVKAFNGSHIDHPKVYYKYVEEVTIMAEPAMEIDVDGEYLGNTPAQISVIKKAVKILVP
- a CDS encoding MarR family winged helix-turn-helix transcriptional regulator; translated protein: MLKIDPENENMDVITEIERELRYLCTIVKQKGREMLVEFEITPPQFQALLYLVKEEDLTIGELSKRMYLACSTITDLVDRMEKNKMVKRVRDEKDRRVVRVAVLEKGHKIIQKVLTARREYLRDILKDLSEEQQTFILNGISMVYERTDAMK
- a CDS encoding DUF896 domain-containing protein, with protein sequence MVGQEKIDRINELAKLAKERTLTEGEEKERQALRKEYIQAFRKNAKQQFDRIKIVD
- a CDS encoding sensor histidine kinase gives rise to the protein MEKEPEEVSKINTILSKAITAVEESKEEIFEITENLRKECDELQRQVIRFKEEAKNLVLQVESLEEKERISRKTLLKVSKNFETYAEEDIKKAYERANDLRLQVLVKRREEKEIITKRKDLELRLKEAEKNLKKAESLTSKIGIALEFLGDNFDSVISSAEGIEEKQAIGKRIILAQEEERKRIARDIHDGPAQSLSNVIIKSELCERLLDKDLVEAKEELKSLKEIVRESTKEVRRIIYNLRPMSLDDLGFVAMIEKYLEVFQEESGIQAEFVVDSNQGIEDSVRNLFVFRITQELLNNVRKHSEATFVEVSLDITKNSIHLRVQDNGKGFNMEEEFEDPRGIKESPNTHMNGLGLQSIKERVKLLNGRITFESKEAMGTKVQCVIPNDV
- a CDS encoding response regulator, which gives rise to MIKILLVDDHLLVRQGIKKILELEEDFQVVGEAGNGEEALEILKEMKPDIVLLDINMPGLNGIETLRQIKAMEDRQKVIMLTFHEEREYLIETINLGAEGYILKDAESDSLIRGIRDVNKGGSYVHPSIAGELVKTHKKDKPEVNQDLEALKKLTRREKEVLKLISQGMNNREIANTLFISEKTVKNHVSNIFKKIHVNDRTQAAIFALKNQRDQ